Proteins encoded by one window of bacterium:
- a CDS encoding DNA-3-methyladenine glycosylase I, translated as MPTRCDWAEGNDQLRHYHDTEWGVPLWDDRGLFEYMVLDAFQAGLSWAIILKKREGFRAAFHDFDPEAIARYGPRDVQRLLKDDGIVRNRLKIEATIANARAYLDLQREFGTAAEFLWSFVGGEPKVNAWTAAKQVPATSPESDAMSKALRQRGFRFVGSTICYAFMQAAGMVNDHLTGCFRYDQVARLRR; from the coding sequence ATGCCGACACGCTGCGACTGGGCGGAAGGCAACGACCAGCTCCGTCACTACCACGACACCGAGTGGGGCGTCCCGCTATGGGATGACCGCGGGCTGTTCGAATACATGGTGCTGGACGCGTTCCAGGCCGGCCTGAGCTGGGCGATCATCCTGAAGAAGCGGGAAGGGTTCCGCGCCGCGTTCCACGACTTCGACCCCGAGGCCATCGCGCGCTACGGCCCGCGCGACGTGCAGCGGCTGCTGAAGGACGACGGCATCGTGCGGAACCGCCTGAAGATCGAGGCGACGATCGCCAACGCGCGGGCGTACCTCGACCTCCAGCGCGAGTTCGGCACGGCCGCGGAGTTCCTGTGGAGCTTCGTCGGCGGCGAGCCGAAGGTGAACGCGTGGACGGCGGCGAAGCAGGTCCCTGCGACGTCGCCCGAGTCGGACGCCATGAGCAAGGCGCTGCGGCAGCGCGGGTTCCGCTTCGTCGGCAGCACGATCTGCTACGCGTTCATGCAGGCGGCCGGCATGGTCAACGACCACCTCACGGGCTGCTTCAGGTACGACCAGGTCGCGCGCCTGCGGCGCTGA
- a CDS encoding pyridine nucleotide-disulfide oxidoreductase: protein MPSYKYLIIGGGMTADAAAAGIREVDADGTIGIISAESDAPYDRPPLSKALWKGEPLESVWRRTDERGVELRLGRTAVSLNPVAKEVRDDTGEVYRYEKLLLATGGSPRQLPGDPDGVLYYRTLEDYRRLRRWTERGQRFAVIGGGFIGSEIAAALAMIGKEVVMLFPEDGIGGRLFPPELSRFLNRYYRERGVDVRAGTSVADVVDEGDHFVVVTRGGERIEVDGVVAGLGIQPNTGLAEAAGLEVANGIMVDRWLRTSDQDIYAAGDVAVFFNPALGRRIRVEHEDNANTQGRAAGRAMAGAPEPYDHLPFFYSDLFDLGYEAVGDLDSDLTMVEDWKEPFGEGVVYYLEGKRVRGVLLWNVWGKVDAARKLIASRGPFRPEDLLGRITNG, encoded by the coding sequence ATGCCTTCCTACAAGTACCTCATCATCGGCGGCGGGATGACCGCGGACGCGGCGGCCGCCGGGATCCGCGAGGTGGACGCCGACGGCACCATCGGCATCATCTCCGCCGAGTCGGACGCGCCCTACGACCGGCCGCCGCTCTCCAAGGCGCTGTGGAAGGGCGAGCCGCTCGAGAGCGTATGGCGCCGCACGGATGAGCGCGGCGTCGAGCTGCGGCTCGGCCGCACCGCCGTGTCGTTGAACCCTGTCGCCAAGGAAGTCCGCGACGACACGGGCGAGGTCTACCGCTACGAGAAGCTGCTGCTGGCCACCGGCGGCTCGCCTCGGCAGCTCCCCGGCGATCCGGACGGCGTGCTCTACTATCGCACCCTCGAAGACTACCGCCGGCTGCGGCGCTGGACGGAGCGGGGCCAGCGGTTCGCGGTGATCGGCGGCGGGTTCATCGGCTCCGAGATCGCCGCCGCGCTCGCCATGATCGGGAAGGAGGTCGTCATGCTGTTCCCCGAGGACGGCATCGGCGGCCGCCTCTTCCCGCCCGAGCTCTCGCGCTTCCTGAACCGGTACTACCGTGAACGCGGCGTGGACGTACGCGCGGGCACCAGCGTCGCGGACGTGGTGGACGAGGGCGATCACTTCGTGGTCGTGACCCGCGGCGGCGAGCGCATCGAGGTGGACGGCGTGGTCGCGGGCCTCGGCATCCAGCCCAACACCGGGCTCGCCGAGGCCGCGGGGCTCGAGGTCGCCAACGGCATCATGGTGGACCGCTGGCTCCGCACCAGTGACCAGGACATCTACGCCGCCGGGGACGTCGCCGTGTTCTTCAACCCCGCGCTGGGCCGGCGCATCCGCGTCGAGCACGAGGACAACGCGAACACCCAGGGCCGCGCCGCCGGCCGCGCCATGGCCGGCGCGCCCGAGCCGTACGACCACCTGCCGTTCTTCTACTCCGACCTGTTCGACCTGGGCTACGAGGCCGTCGGCGACCTGGACTCGGACCTCACCATGGTCGAGGACTGGAAGGAGCCGTTCGGCGAGGGCGTGGTCTACTACCTCGAGGGCAAGCGCGTGCGTGGCGTCCTGCTGTGGAACGTGTG